A genomic segment from Ruegeria sp. TM1040 encodes:
- a CDS encoding SDR family NAD(P)-dependent oxidoreductase, with product MTDKIALITGASRGLGAALAEALAPTHHIIAVARTTGALEELDDRIQAAGGSATLAPMDITVPEAMATLCRGIFDRWGKLDLWLHTAIHAAPLSPAHHVAPKDWQKSVSVNATAPSVLVPYVAPLLGQDGTAVFFDDPRAGEKFFGAYGATKAAQIALVRSWQQETIRTGPHVKLLTPPAMPTALRARFFPGEDRTPLTPPAEAAKALLTDILAP from the coding sequence ATGACCGATAAAATCGCCCTTATCACCGGGGCCTCGCGCGGCCTCGGTGCCGCCCTGGCAGAGGCGCTTGCGCCCACCCACCACATCATCGCCGTCGCCCGCACCACGGGCGCGCTCGAAGAGCTGGACGACCGCATCCAGGCCGCAGGCGGTTCCGCGACGCTGGCCCCCATGGACATCACGGTCCCCGAGGCGATGGCCACCCTCTGCCGTGGCATCTTTGACCGCTGGGGCAAGCTGGATCTGTGGCTCCATACCGCAATCCATGCCGCCCCCCTCAGCCCGGCTCACCATGTGGCGCCAAAGGACTGGCAGAAATCCGTCAGCGTCAACGCCACCGCGCCTTCGGTGCTGGTACCCTATGTGGCGCCGCTTCTTGGACAGGACGGCACGGCGGTGTTCTTCGACGACCCGCGCGCGGGCGAGAAGTTCTTCGGCGCGTATGGCGCCACCAAAGCCGCCCAGATCGCCTTGGTGCGCAGCTGGCAGCAGGAAACCATCCGCACCGGCCCGCATGTCAAACTGCTGACACCCCCGGCCATGCCGACGGCCCTGCGCGCCCGCTTCTTCCCCGGCGAGGATCGCACGCCTCTGACGCCTCCGGCGGAGGCTGCAAAGGCGCTTCTGACTGACATCCTCGCCCCCTGA
- a CDS encoding ABC transporter ATP-binding protein — MIEMREVAKAFGSNAVLRGVDLEVAKGSSLVIIGGSGTGKSVALKCVLGLIEPDSGEIRVDGKPVGQGDRDAFLSRFGMLFQGGALFDSLPVWQNVAFRLLRGSLARPRDEAREIAIEKLRRVGLKPDVADRLPAELSGGMQKRVGLARAIAAEPEIIFFDEPTTGLDPIMSGVINDLIREIVVEMGATAMTITHDMTSVRAIADNVAMLHGGKIRWTGPVAEMDNSGDPYVEQFISGSAEGPIEAVR; from the coding sequence ATGATCGAAATGCGCGAGGTCGCCAAGGCCTTTGGCTCAAACGCTGTTTTGCGCGGTGTGGATCTGGAGGTCGCCAAGGGCTCCTCGCTGGTCATCATCGGCGGCTCCGGCACCGGGAAATCCGTGGCGCTGAAATGTGTGCTCGGCCTCATTGAGCCAGACTCAGGCGAGATCCGTGTGGATGGAAAGCCCGTCGGCCAAGGCGACCGCGATGCGTTCCTGTCGCGCTTCGGTATGTTGTTTCAGGGCGGCGCGCTGTTTGACTCGCTGCCGGTCTGGCAAAACGTCGCCTTTCGCCTGTTGCGTGGCAGCCTCGCCCGGCCCCGCGACGAGGCGCGCGAGATCGCGATCGAGAAACTTCGCCGCGTGGGCCTGAAGCCCGATGTGGCCGACCGCCTGCCCGCCGAGCTGTCGGGCGGCATGCAAAAGCGCGTCGGTCTTGCCCGTGCCATTGCCGCGGAGCCAGAGATCATCTTTTTTGACGAGCCCACCACCGGGCTTGACCCGATCATGTCCGGCGTCATCAATGACCTTATCCGCGAAATCGTGGTGGAGATGGGCGCCACCGCCATGACGATCACCCACGACATGACCTCGGTGCGGGCGATTGCCGACAATGTCGCCATGCTGCACGGCGGCAAGATCCGCTGGACGGGTCCGGTGGCGGAGATGGACAATTCGGGCGACCCCTACGTGGAGCAATTCATCTCCGGCAGCGCGGAGGGCCCGATCGAGGCGGTGCGGTAG
- the radA gene encoding DNA repair protein RadA codes for MAKTTFSCSACGASYSKWSGRCEGCGEWNTISEDKGLSSGGPAKKSLGAMRGKRLALSDLATQETPPPRTLCGVAELDRVLGGGLVDASAILVGGDPGIGKSTLLLQAAAQFAHAGLKTVYVSGEEASAQVRMRAQRLGLAQAPVKLAAETNLRDILTTLEAEKPQLAIIDSIQTMWADNVDSAPGSVSQVRAAAHELTTFAKTNGVSIIMVGHVTKEGQIAGPRVVEHMVDTVLYFEGERGHQFRILRAVKNRFGPADEIGVFEMTGGGLAQVVNPSALFLSERGQPSPGSVVFAGIEGTRPVLVEMQALVAPSPHSQPRRAVVGWDSSRLAMILAVLEARCGIPFAGLDVYLNVAGGMKISEPAADLAVAAALLSAREDTALPADTAIFGEISLSGALRPAPQTENRLKEAQKLGFTAAIAPSGGKTVSVPGLTLRPAADLTGFVGEYFGAG; via the coding sequence ATGGCAAAGACAACATTCTCCTGCTCCGCCTGCGGGGCCTCCTATTCCAAATGGTCCGGTCGCTGCGAGGGCTGCGGTGAGTGGAATACGATTTCCGAAGACAAGGGGCTGAGCTCTGGAGGACCGGCCAAGAAGTCCCTTGGCGCAATGCGCGGCAAACGACTGGCGCTGAGCGATCTGGCCACGCAAGAGACGCCTCCTCCGCGCACCCTTTGTGGTGTGGCAGAGCTTGATCGCGTCCTTGGAGGCGGCCTGGTCGATGCGTCGGCCATCCTCGTGGGGGGCGATCCCGGGATCGGTAAATCCACGCTGCTGTTGCAAGCTGCGGCGCAATTTGCACACGCAGGCCTGAAGACGGTCTATGTTTCGGGAGAGGAAGCCTCGGCGCAGGTACGGATGCGCGCCCAGCGTCTGGGACTGGCACAAGCCCCTGTCAAGCTCGCGGCGGAAACCAACCTGCGCGATATTCTCACCACGCTTGAGGCGGAAAAACCCCAGCTGGCCATTATCGATTCGATCCAGACCATGTGGGCCGACAATGTGGACAGTGCGCCGGGATCCGTCAGTCAGGTGCGCGCGGCGGCCCATGAGCTGACCACTTTTGCCAAGACCAATGGTGTCAGCATCATCATGGTGGGCCATGTCACCAAGGAAGGCCAGATCGCCGGGCCTCGCGTGGTCGAACATATGGTCGACACGGTCTTGTATTTCGAGGGCGAGCGCGGCCACCAGTTCCGCATCCTGCGTGCCGTGAAGAACCGCTTTGGCCCTGCCGACGAGATTGGCGTCTTTGAGATGACCGGCGGCGGGCTGGCGCAAGTGGTGAACCCTTCGGCCCTGTTTCTGTCCGAACGCGGCCAGCCCTCGCCCGGATCGGTGGTCTTTGCCGGTATCGAAGGCACCCGTCCGGTCCTCGTGGAAATGCAGGCGCTGGTGGCGCCTTCGCCCCATTCGCAGCCCCGCCGCGCTGTGGTGGGCTGGGACAGCTCGCGCCTTGCGATGATCCTCGCCGTTCTGGAGGCGCGCTGTGGCATTCCTTTTGCCGGGCTTGATGTCTATCTCAATGTTGCGGGCGGCATGAAAATCTCTGAACCCGCGGCCGACCTGGCGGTGGCGGCCGCCCTCCTTAGTGCACGCGAGGACACCGCCCTGCCCGCCGATACGGCAATATTTGGCGAAATATCCCTATCTGGCGCGCTCAGACCGGCCCCTCAGACCGAAAACCGGTTGAAAGAGGCGCAAAAACTTGGTTTCACGGCAGCGATCGCTCCGAGCGGTGGCAAAACTGTTTCTGTCCCCGGCCTGACCCTGCGCCCGGCCGCCGACCTCACAGGATTTGTTGGCGAATATTTCGGAGCAGGCTAA
- a CDS encoding Hint domain-containing protein: MLLDHTTAFTDYQPVDLLLDLRSGDAEAQANARLRPQNGGVLPGTLIETGSGFKQARALRPGDMVQTFDGGLREVVNVRHSVPRLTAMVHVPAGALGNDAALELPSDAIVAIEGDLALDLFDLPVVTAKLVALIGYNGITTALPERLARIHIECAEEELVWCEGGMVLNAAEAETEGFYELLDLAETRQIVEAGRIEATETFEIDEDAEDADFFGVEAAPAPAFDPIDLLFGRYAA, encoded by the coding sequence ATGCTGTTGGATCACACCACCGCGTTTACGGATTACCAGCCGGTTGACCTGCTTTTGGACCTGCGTTCAGGCGACGCAGAGGCACAGGCAAACGCCCGCCTGCGCCCTCAGAACGGTGGAGTGCTGCCCGGCACGCTGATCGAGACCGGTTCCGGTTTCAAACAGGCCCGCGCCCTGCGCCCCGGCGACATGGTGCAGACCTTTGACGGCGGCCTACGCGAAGTTGTGAATGTGCGCCACTCGGTGCCGCGTCTGACGGCAATGGTGCATGTACCTGCCGGTGCGCTTGGCAATGACGCCGCGCTCGAGCTGCCTTCTGACGCCATCGTTGCCATTGAGGGCGATCTTGCGCTCGATCTCTTTGACCTGCCCGTCGTGACCGCGAAGCTGGTGGCCCTGATCGGCTACAACGGCATCACCACCGCCCTGCCCGAACGTCTGGCGCGTATTCACATCGAATGCGCCGAAGAAGAGCTGGTTTGGTGTGAAGGCGGCATGGTGCTGAACGCAGCCGAAGCAGAGACCGAAGGCTTCTATGAACTCCTGGATCTGGCAGAGACCCGCCAGATTGTCGAAGCCGGCCGCATCGAGGCGACCGAGACCTTCGAGATCGACGAAGACGCAGAAGATGCAGACTTCTTTGGCGTTGAGGCGGCACCGGCACCGGCCTTTGACCCCATCGACCTGCTCTTTGGCCGCTACGCCGCCTGA
- a CDS encoding DUF2199 domain-containing protein, whose amino-acid sequence MDAHLARMLSSSRQCRCCGATFAQLLSLSCDRPDIVPGDLELQDNTAVFVTEGDVLTEDFCRFGTLRFLRAVLAIPLADSRGEEFILGTWAGVSEEVFNEYLDLFELRETESMGSRPAWLSNQIPPDSNGPLACMLHMRPDGQYPELQVSEVNHDLARMQELGLNLEELLTFLHAYGHDLASLVYDS is encoded by the coding sequence TTGGACGCGCATCTTGCCCGCATGCTGAGCTCTTCGCGTCAGTGCCGCTGCTGCGGCGCGACCTTTGCCCAGCTTCTCAGCCTCTCCTGCGACCGGCCGGACATCGTGCCGGGCGATCTCGAATTGCAGGACAACACGGCCGTTTTCGTCACCGAGGGCGACGTGCTGACAGAGGATTTCTGCCGTTTCGGCACCCTGCGGTTCCTGCGGGCAGTGTTGGCAATTCCGCTAGCGGATTCGCGCGGTGAAGAGTTCATTCTCGGCACTTGGGCCGGGGTGAGCGAAGAGGTCTTCAACGAATATCTCGACCTCTTCGAACTCCGTGAAACCGAGAGCATGGGCAGCCGTCCGGCGTGGCTGTCCAACCAGATCCCGCCAGACAGCAACGGCCCCCTGGCCTGCATGCTGCACATGCGCCCCGATGGGCAATACCCGGAGCTTCAGGTCTCCGAGGTCAATCACGATCTCGCGCGGATGCAGGAGCTTGGCCTGAACCTCGAAGAGTTGCTGACCTTTCTGCACGCCTACGGCCACGACCTCGCCTCGCTGGTCTACGATTCCTGA
- a CDS encoding paraquat-inducible protein A — protein MTAASARGKTLLFLRLANLALLILYPIAWFAPLLRAGLLPIFGLSEISVLTGLQSLWNSDIVLALVVTVFALFAPYLKTIGLALVQFRLLDARSLPVLNILGKLAMADVFLIALYITLAKGISYATIEVAWGMYLFTACILASIILSIATDRHIRRESGAGQ, from the coding sequence ATGACTGCAGCCAGCGCGCGGGGCAAAACGCTTCTTTTCCTCCGCCTCGCCAATCTCGCCCTGCTGATCCTCTATCCCATCGCGTGGTTTGCACCTCTGTTGCGGGCCGGTCTTCTGCCGATCTTCGGCCTGTCGGAAATCTCCGTGCTCACCGGCCTTCAGAGCCTCTGGAACAGTGACATCGTGCTGGCGCTGGTGGTCACGGTCTTTGCGCTCTTTGCGCCCTACCTCAAAACCATCGGCCTTGCCTTGGTGCAGTTCCGCTTATTGGATGCGCGCAGCCTTCCTGTGCTGAATATCCTCGGCAAGCTTGCGATGGCCGATGTCTTCTTGATTGCGCTTTATATCACGCTTGCAAAAGGCATCAGCTACGCCACCATCGAGGTCGCATGGGGCATGTATCTCTTCACCGCCTGCATCCTCGCCTCCATCATTCTTTCAATTGCGACGGACCGCCATATCAGACGCGAGTCGGGGGCGGGTCAATGA
- a CDS encoding MlaE family ABC transporter permease, producing MTPTSALGMIGRASLGRLAALGRITRFAASTFSHMLRPPFYPRELANALLQVGWLSLPVVALTAIFTGGALALQIYAGGARFNAEAVVPQIVAIGMVRELGPVLVGLMIAARVTSSIAAEIATMRVTEQIDALVTLSTNPMKYLVAPRVLAALLTVPVLVGVGDIIGIMGGYVVATETLDFNAAAYLKNTVDFLELRDIVSSLVKGAAFGTIAALMGCYYGMQSGRGAQGVGRATKGSVEAAAVLILAANFVLTGVFFSL from the coding sequence ATGACCCCCACCTCCGCCCTTGGGATGATCGGCCGCGCATCGCTGGGCCGCCTCGCCGCCCTCGGGCGGATCACGCGCTTTGCCGCCTCAACCTTCAGCCACATGCTGCGTCCGCCCTTTTACCCGCGCGAATTGGCAAATGCGCTGTTGCAGGTGGGCTGGCTCAGCCTGCCGGTGGTGGCGCTAACCGCGATCTTTACCGGCGGCGCGCTGGCGCTCCAGATCTATGCGGGCGGTGCGCGTTTCAACGCCGAGGCCGTGGTGCCGCAGATTGTTGCCATCGGCATGGTACGCGAGCTTGGCCCGGTCCTTGTAGGCCTGATGATTGCGGCGCGCGTGACCTCGTCCATTGCCGCCGAAATCGCCACGATGCGCGTGACCGAGCAGATCGACGCGCTGGTGACGCTCTCGACCAATCCGATGAAATACCTTGTCGCCCCGCGCGTGCTTGCCGCCCTCCTCACGGTGCCGGTTCTGGTCGGCGTCGGAGACATCATCGGCATCATGGGCGGCTATGTGGTGGCCACCGAAACCCTGGATTTCAACGCCGCCGCCTACCTCAAGAACACAGTCGACTTTCTTGAGCTGCGCGACATCGTCTCCTCCCTCGTGAAGGGCGCAGCCTTCGGCACTATCGCCGCCCTCATGGGATGCTACTACGGCATGCAATCGGGCCGCGGCGCCCAAGGTGTCGGGCGTGCGACCAAGGGATCGGTCGAGGCCGCCGCCGTGCTGATCCTTGCAGCCAACTTCGTGCTCACGGGGGTGTTTTTCTCGCTATGA
- the purF gene encoding amidophosphoribosyltransferase, with protein sequence MCGILGIASRNEQVFAELYDGLLMLQHRGQDASGIVTYGDGFFRERKANGLVKDVFGAKDAETLQGRVGMGHVRYPTAGSLSAAEAQPFFVNAPYGIYLVHNGNITNTEEQRAKVTGKYSRHLRTTSDSEILLNVLADKVADAIKVNGNADPIRNIFAGVKMTMERVQGAYSVICLIAGVGMLAFRDPHGIRPLSVAQREAEGEGNDYAFASEDVAFGINGFEKLRDLKPGEAILVDLDGNKHEFQAVEGKLTPCIFEYVYLARPDSLLDGISVYKTQIRMGQTLAKQIEASGLDIDAIIPVPDSARPVALEVSNITGIRYREALVKNRYVGRTFIMPGQEERQKSVRRKLNAIPREMQDRNILLIDDSIVRGNTIKKIVQMCREAGAKKVYIASASPPVKYPNVYGIDMPTKHELVANGRSIEEIREELGADELFYQNLEDLIWAAKGGNPDIEAFDCSCFDGEYVTGSVSEDYLNTLETSTRVTKKIKDMPDAGASWNGATLAT encoded by the coding sequence ATGTGCGGTATCTTGGGCATCGCAAGCAGAAACGAACAAGTGTTTGCGGAACTCTATGACGGGCTGCTGATGCTGCAGCATCGCGGTCAGGATGCGTCAGGCATCGTCACCTACGGCGATGGGTTCTTTCGCGAACGCAAGGCCAACGGTCTGGTGAAGGACGTCTTTGGTGCCAAAGACGCCGAGACCCTGCAAGGCCGTGTCGGGATGGGCCATGTGCGCTACCCCACCGCAGGTTCGCTCTCGGCCGCCGAGGCGCAGCCGTTTTTTGTGAACGCACCCTATGGGATCTACCTGGTCCACAACGGCAATATCACCAACACCGAAGAGCAGCGCGCAAAGGTCACCGGCAAATACAGCCGCCACCTGCGCACCACCTCGGATTCCGAGATCCTGCTCAACGTGCTGGCGGATAAGGTGGCTGACGCGATCAAGGTCAATGGCAACGCGGATCCGATCCGCAACATCTTTGCCGGTGTGAAAATGACCATGGAGCGCGTCCAGGGCGCCTATTCCGTGATCTGCCTCATCGCCGGCGTCGGCATGCTGGCCTTCCGCGACCCCCATGGCATCCGCCCGCTCTCCGTGGCCCAACGCGAAGCCGAGGGTGAGGGCAATGATTATGCCTTTGCCTCCGAGGATGTGGCTTTTGGCATCAACGGCTTTGAAAAACTGCGGGACCTCAAACCCGGCGAGGCCATCCTCGTCGATCTTGACGGCAACAAGCACGAGTTCCAGGCGGTCGAAGGCAAGCTCACCCCTTGTATCTTCGAATATGTCTACCTCGCCCGCCCCGACAGCCTCTTGGACGGGATCTCGGTATATAAAACCCAGATCCGCATGGGGCAGACACTCGCCAAGCAGATTGAGGCATCCGGCCTCGACATCGACGCCATCATCCCGGTGCCAGACAGCGCCCGCCCCGTGGCACTTGAGGTTTCCAACATCACCGGCATTCGCTACCGCGAGGCGCTGGTGAAAAACCGCTATGTGGGCCGAACATTCATCATGCCCGGGCAAGAAGAACGCCAGAAATCCGTGCGCCGCAAATTGAACGCGATCCCGCGCGAGATGCAGGACCGCAACATCCTGCTCATTGATGACTCCATCGTGCGGGGCAATACGATCAAGAAGATCGTGCAGATGTGTCGCGAGGCCGGTGCCAAGAAGGTCTATATCGCCTCCGCTTCGCCGCCGGTGAAATACCCCAATGTCTATGGCATCGACATGCCCACCAAACACGAACTGGTGGCCAACGGGCGCTCGATCGAGGAGATTCGCGAGGAGTTGGGGGCGGATGAGCTGTTCTACCAGAACCTCGAGGACCTGATCTGGGCCGCCAAAGGTGGAAACCCGGACATCGAAGCCTTTGATTGTTCGTGTTTTGACGGCGAGTATGTCACCGGCTCGGTCAGCGAGGACTACCTCAACACGCTCGAAACCAGCACCCGCGTGACCAAGAAAATCAAGGACATGCCTGATGCAGGCGCATCCTGGAACGGCGCAACGCTGGCCACCTGA
- the alr gene encoding alanine racemase yields MSTARLKINLDALAINWRNLDAKTNCETAAVVKANGYGLESGRVGKALAQAGARNFFVAIAEEGIALRRALGPGPGISVFAGHMEGDAKLLRDFQLTPMLNSLDQMLRHFESLPGHPFGVQLDSGMNRLGMEAAEWMAVRDIALDQNPVLLMSHLACSDEPGHGMNAYQLKNFIEMTEGLNIPRSLAATGGLLLGRDYHFDLCRPGIGLYGGAPYADALPVVELEVPVIQVRDLAPGESVGYGNTWIAQRDSKIATIAGGYADGLHRAFQRQGIMAYAGGTPCPVVGRISMDLITVDVTDLAEVPPYLSLMNETQTVDVLANAADTIGYEVLTSLGNRYARTYSA; encoded by the coding sequence ATGAGTACGGCACGTTTAAAAATCAATCTGGATGCGCTGGCGATCAACTGGCGCAATCTGGATGCCAAGACCAACTGCGAGACCGCAGCGGTGGTCAAGGCCAATGGCTATGGTCTGGAATCCGGCCGCGTCGGCAAGGCGCTGGCACAGGCAGGCGCGCGCAATTTCTTTGTCGCCATCGCCGAAGAAGGCATTGCGCTCAGGCGCGCGCTTGGACCCGGCCCGGGTATTTCGGTCTTTGCAGGTCATATGGAGGGCGACGCAAAACTCCTGCGTGACTTCCAGCTGACGCCGATGCTCAACTCGCTGGATCAGATGCTGCGCCATTTCGAGAGCCTGCCGGGCCACCCCTTTGGCGTCCAGCTCGACAGCGGCATGAACCGGCTTGGCATGGAGGCCGCCGAATGGATGGCCGTGCGCGACATCGCCCTCGATCAAAACCCCGTCCTCTTGATGTCGCATCTGGCCTGCTCGGACGAGCCGGGCCACGGCATGAACGCATATCAGCTCAAGAATTTCATCGAGATGACCGAGGGGCTCAATATCCCCCGCTCGCTCGCGGCCACTGGCGGCCTTCTGCTGGGGCGCGACTACCACTTTGATCTCTGCCGTCCCGGCATCGGGCTTTATGGGGGCGCACCCTACGCCGATGCGCTGCCCGTGGTCGAGCTTGAGGTGCCGGTGATTCAGGTGCGCGACCTCGCCCCGGGCGAGAGCGTCGGCTACGGCAACACCTGGATTGCGCAGCGCGACAGCAAGATCGCCACCATTGCCGGCGGCTATGCCGACGGGCTGCACCGGGCGTTCCAGCGACAGGGGATCATGGCTTATGCGGGCGGCACCCCCTGCCCCGTGGTGGGTCGGATCTCGATGGATCTCATCACCGTCGATGTCACCGACCTGGCCGAAGTGCCGCCCTACCTGAGCCTCATGAATGAGACGCAGACCGTGGATGTGCTGGCAAACGCCGCTGATACCATCGGCTATGAGGTCCTGACCTCGCTCGGCAACCGCTATGCGAGGACCTACAGCGCATGA
- a CDS encoding replicative DNA helicase, translated as MNEITSFNGDPQPPASPDARGAADEAQATELPHSVEAEQQLLGAILTNNDVYDKVASIINSSHFYDPVHARIYEVAAARISKNALASPVTLKAFMEDDQGLKELGGPAYLAKLASASISAFAVRDYAQMIYDLAIRRELIALGQTIAEKARRVDVASEPKEQIVEAEQSLYQLAEQGQTEQGFKSFLRAVTEAVNVTNEAYQRGGGMAGISTGLDDLDKQLGGLHPSDLLILAGRPSMGKTSLATNIAFNVAKAYRRGLKQDGSEGAIDGGVVGFFSLEMSAEQLAGRILAEASEISSHKIRQGDMTEEEFRRFVQAAKDLESCPLFIDDTPAIPISQLAARARRLKRTHGLDLLVIDYLQLCRGMSDNRVNEIAEISMGMKAIAKELNIPVIALSQLSRQVESREDKRPQLSDLRESGSIEQDADVVMFVFREEYYKEREKPGDHELDKMEEWKQAMERLHAKAEVIVGKQRHGPIGTVELSFEAQFTRFGNLAKAWQQQPDGY; from the coding sequence ATGAACGAGATCACCTCTTTCAACGGCGATCCACAGCCGCCAGCGTCACCGGACGCGCGCGGTGCGGCAGATGAAGCGCAGGCAACAGAATTGCCCCATTCCGTCGAGGCGGAACAGCAACTGCTGGGGGCAATTCTCACCAACAATGACGTCTATGACAAAGTCGCCTCGATCATAAATTCCTCGCATTTCTACGACCCGGTCCACGCCCGGATCTACGAGGTGGCCGCGGCCCGGATCTCCAAGAACGCGCTGGCTTCGCCAGTGACGCTCAAGGCCTTCATGGAGGATGATCAGGGCCTCAAAGAATTGGGCGGCCCCGCCTATCTCGCCAAGCTGGCCTCGGCGTCGATCTCCGCCTTTGCGGTGCGCGACTATGCACAGATGATTTATGATCTGGCGATCCGGCGCGAACTCATCGCGCTTGGCCAGACCATCGCGGAAAAAGCCCGCCGCGTCGATGTCGCCTCCGAACCCAAGGAACAGATCGTCGAGGCCGAACAGTCGCTCTACCAGCTGGCCGAACAGGGCCAGACCGAACAGGGGTTCAAATCCTTCCTGCGCGCTGTCACCGAGGCCGTGAATGTCACCAATGAGGCCTACCAGCGCGGCGGCGGCATGGCCGGGATCTCTACCGGGCTGGATGATCTCGACAAACAGCTGGGGGGCTTGCACCCTTCGGACCTGCTGATCCTCGCCGGACGCCCCTCGATGGGGAAAACCTCGCTTGCCACCAACATCGCCTTCAACGTCGCCAAAGCCTATCGGCGCGGTCTGAAACAGGACGGCAGCGAAGGGGCCATTGACGGCGGCGTTGTGGGCTTCTTCTCGCTCGAGATGTCCGCCGAACAGCTGGCAGGCCGGATCCTGGCCGAAGCGTCAGAGATCTCCTCGCACAAGATCCGCCAGGGTGACATGACCGAAGAAGAGTTCCGCCGGTTCGTCCAAGCCGCCAAGGATCTGGAAAGCTGCCCGCTCTTTATCGACGATACGCCCGCGATCCCGATCTCACAGCTGGCCGCCCGCGCCCGCCGCCTGAAACGGACCCATGGGCTCGACCTTCTGGTGATCGACTACCTGCAGCTCTGCCGCGGCATGTCCGACAACCGCGTGAACGAGATTGCCGAGATCTCGATGGGCATGAAAGCCATCGCCAAGGAACTCAACATCCCCGTCATCGCCCTGTCGCAGCTCTCCCGTCAGGTCGAAAGCCGCGAGGACAAACGCCCGCAGCTCTCCGACCTGCGGGAATCGGGCTCGATCGAACAGGACGCCGACGTGGTCATGTTCGTGTTCCGCGAAGAATACTACAAAGAACGCGAAAAACCGGGCGACCACGAGCTCGACAAGATGGAAGAGTGGAAACAGGCGATGGAACGCTTGCACGCGAAGGCCGAAGTCATCGTCGGCAAACAGCGTCACGGCCCCATTGGCACGGTCGAACTTTCGTTCGAGGCGCAGTTCACGCGCTTTGGCAACCTCGCCAAAGCCTGGCAGCAGCAACCCGACGGCTATTAA
- a CDS encoding CvpA family protein yields MEGFTIIDGAVALVIVVSALLAYARGFVREVMAIIGWVAAGVLAYMFAPQAEPLMAEIPVVGDFIADSCELSMIAAFFAVFAIALIVVSFFTPLLAGLVQRSALGGLDNGAGFFFGVLRGILLVVIGFFVYNVIMTGQSFTIVDESRSAAVFNQVIGKVEEQNPEQALGWVTQKYEELIASCGI; encoded by the coding sequence ATGGAAGGTTTCACCATTATCGACGGCGCAGTGGCGCTGGTTATCGTTGTATCGGCGCTTCTTGCCTATGCACGCGGCTTTGTCCGCGAGGTCATGGCCATCATCGGCTGGGTCGCCGCTGGTGTTCTCGCCTATATGTTCGCACCACAAGCAGAGCCTCTGATGGCTGAGATCCCTGTGGTGGGGGATTTCATCGCGGACAGCTGTGAGCTGTCGATGATCGCGGCATTCTTTGCCGTCTTTGCCATCGCCCTGATCGTCGTGTCGTTCTTCACGCCGCTGCTGGCGGGGCTGGTGCAGCGTTCTGCACTGGGTGGTCTCGACAATGGCGCTGGGTTCTTCTTTGGCGTCCTGCGCGGCATCCTGCTCGTAGTGATTGGCTTCTTTGTCTACAACGTCATCATGACCGGGCAGAGCTTTACCATCGTGGATGAGAGCCGCTCGGCTGCGGTCTTCAACCAGGTCATCGGCAAGGTCGAAGAGCAAAACCCCGAGCAAGCGCTGGGCTGGGTAACGCAGAAGTATGAAGAGTTGATCGCCTCCTGCGGTATCTGA